The sequence aatcctctgtgttttaaatttttttattaccctgtaaagttaccttccagcctgattttgcaggtgtgattcttttatttttttctttataaatgaagttcttcttttaagaacctgattgatttcagtgtcctgaagacaaagggtctggtctgtgctcatattgctaaggcaattggttggtatattattctcaagcctcctcaggaaagggggtgaagggacttggggggatattttgtggggatAGGGATttcaagtgacccttccctgaatttttgtgtaaatcacttggtggtggcagcaataccgtccaagggcaaggaaaggaatttgtatcttggggaagttttaaccaaagctggtagaatataagcttaggggatatttcatgcgggtccccacagctgtagcccagagttcagagtgggggggaggggagggagggacccTGACACCTCCCATATAGTATCACACCACAATGATTTAGTATCTGGTCTATTTCCACGAAtgccagccctccttccccaaaaGTTACCCGTATAACAAGCTTTAATATAACAAACAAGTAAATATGAATTTGGTGTTATTTACACCCTGACAATGCACTCTCAGTGCTCCAAGGACACAatccacagtccctgccctgattagtttacaaaattatttaaactacagtaaaATGGCATACCATTACTCAGTTTTATAAGAGATTGTTAGATGTATCAAAACATTTACTTTCAAATCACTAGATTTCAAAACCTAAATGATAGTAAAATCTTAAACCGTAACTACTAGCAGCATAAGATTCAAACAAGTGTAAAATACATGTTGTAAAATTTATTGCAAGTGAAAAATAAATACCTGTTGCTCACAGTTATATTCAACTTCACCAGTTTGCATGAAGAGATAACACATCCTTCTCCCAAAgtccacatgcacacacatttaaCAAAAATCATGTATGCATTTTAACGAAagacagcttttaaaaaatactttcagTTGTGCCTAGAAGAGAAGTTTAGTGTTttgggcatttttaaaataattttatatgcTGATGCTGTAACAGAGCAATTTTAGGAAATTAATTGTTTTATTACATATTGAAAATTCATTAATAACGAGTTCTCAACCACAAGGCTGATTCATAGCACAAGAAACGAAGAGGGAAAAGCAGCTTTTTCAAGCTGTAGAGACTTTCATAAATTTATAGAACAGAGTAGTACATAAACAGTGTATTTATATTAGAAAGACTCTGACTTTAAATACTTGGTTTACAGTTAACTCAGTTCTGAAAACATGAAAGTGCTGATCTTGAAACTGCCAGGATGGGTCTCATCCAGTCATGCCCATCTTTTTGTATAGTATGTTTCTGTTACTGACCTATTTTCATGAAACCatatcaaaactgttttttgttcAAAAACCCTCTCAGGTACCATCAATCAAATACAAGGACAGGACTGTCATAATTCACCCTTTAAAAGTCATAGTTTGTCAGagaatacgtgtgtgtgtgtgttgttgctCTCATTATTTTAAGGCTCCAGTTTCCCCAAAGTCTTTCAATCAAGAAAAGTGCAAGAGTTACGTTGCTGGTTCTAACTTCTTGGTCTCCTCTGCTAACACACACCTTGGATCCTGCTCTCTGCTTTTGCCCTGTTGCAAGGTGTACACTGATGGGCCCAGCCTCATGATTTTTCCACTGCCAAGGCACTCGTCACCCTTGTAGAACACAGCAAACTAGAAGACAAACACAGCGACAGTCTTTAGAGCACTGGCAAAGTGGCATGCTGAGAGACTGACAGATAAGAAGGGAGATCACCCTGAATACTCAAGATAACATTAAATTTATTCCCTTGTATTTGCTCTGACCACATTACATAAAATGGGAGTGTAAAGAGAATGAATAGTTAGAACTGTTGACTCATGCgagtataaatataaaatgttatgGAAATTCCATCATGAAATTTTACAATATTACATGAGAAATCAGTGGTAAGAtagttattttaattatttttcttgttgATGGAATCTCTCTTTAGTTATTATGTAACACTTTTTGTTTGAAAAGCTTTTCAATAAGGGGCTGATAGTCATGTAAGTAGAGTGTATCATTTTCACAGGAGCCTCTTCAAAAGGCTGAGTTATACATTCTATGGTGTGGTACTGAATGTGAAAGGCTGTTATGTTACATACCACTATGTAATTATTCTTTTCACTTTTATGCTGGGACATGTGAATCTGTCAGAAGCAGATAACCTTCTGGACATTCAAAAAACCAATAGTACTCCCCGAGTCAAATATTAAATATGAAAGTCAGTATCACAAAGTTTCTAATAAGCAAATTATTAACCAAACTCCTGGTTCAATTCATGTATGTATTTAGACCCATAACAGATTCAGTTTCTGCATACAGGGTCTGATCCGAAGTCCACTAACATCCGAGGGAATATTTACATGTATTGCAATGGGCTTTAGAGAGGCCCAAAGTTTCTAAATCAAGTTTCTTTCATTTTGGTTTTTGGAGAAAACTTTCTGAATGTTAGTAAAATAACTGAGTGATGATTTAGATCAGAggggggcaaactacggcccgcaggacccttccctctggcccctgagctcctgcggggtcaggacaggcttgcagaggagccagcccaactccGCGGCAGTGTGGTGAGAGGGGTGGAGGCTAGCCCCTAGCCCCTCCCCttcagctcccctccctccctccctcccagtcacAATTCCCCCAGCACCcgggcagtgtggctgcagcaccAGCCGGGCGGCACGGTCAGGGAGAGTTCCGGGGCAGGCGAGGAGGAGGGGGGCTTGCAGGGGGGTGGTCAaggggcctgggccctgctgccaggaacaggggcagagcaaaccagggcccccctccacctccagcatgcttggcccctgtccccagcagccaagcccagacagGGAGCAAGCCCTGCCcaactgccagggagagcagccaaatgAGCAGGGAAAACGTacagggaaaggactgagcccccttttcccccaccccataggTAATgtggggtgggcagagcagggagggttggatgggggtgggtccaggggggattggataggggacGGGCGTCCCGGGGGGATTGtcaggaggcagagagaaggggtgtTTGGATGGGATGCAGGAGTcctggagggcagtcaggggtgcggagcggggggggttggataggggtgggaGTTCCGGGGGGGCAGTTCCGGGGGGGCTGGaatggggcgggggccaggccacgcctcactgtttggggaggcatagcctcccccagccttccctacccggccctccatataatTTCTGTACCTGATGTGtccctagggccaaaaagtttccccaccGCTGATTTAGATAGCCTGAAACAACAGTTCTTTAAAACTGGGTGGATGAACTTTCTGAAGTTCTTCTAACTGAAGTTATGCAGGATGCTagtaaatagaaattaaaagaatCAATTCTGGCAACACTTACTTGCCCTGGTGTAAGAGCTCTTATTGGCTTGACTAGTGTCACCCACACTGTCCCATCTTGGTTTAGAGTTAACGTGCAAGGCACTAAAAGAGAAAGTTGTTAAACAGCCAGCTAGCTCACCCTTATAGTCACAAATCAATTAACTAGTTTTTCACTGGCTGAAACAAGTCTAATGAGTGAAGATGTCTCCAAAAATAATGCTTTTTAagtctttaaaaaatggaaaagcatCATTAGCACAAACATTTTTATCTACTTTTGGGAAATTATATTAGACCCTATTTCAATGTATCACCCAGATCAGAATTTGAATAGATTTAAATGTACAAAGTTTGATCACCTAGTGCCATCTGATGCTGAAACCTGAAAGTACACTCCATCATTTTGTCCCTAATTAGCTCAGCAGGAGGTTCCTCTGCAATCCAATGCACACGGTTTGTCCGCAGTAGGTCTCTATACAGTGCAGGGTGATCTGTAGATGGTGCCTTAAAGTacaacatttttgtttaataCCAATGTTTATGCCAGATATTACATAACTGCTGTGAATGAAAACATAGATTTCAGGAAAACATCAAGGCATAACAAAATAAAAGCTAATCAACTAGTAAAGCAAGTAGATGTTAGATTCTAACCAGCTTCCTTAAATCTTTCATGAAAAAAATATGCCATAGCAAGTATGAATTATTATTCAGCGTCGTGCTTCCTTCACCGCCACAGTTATGCCAGATCATTTGTGCATTTCTCCCACAATCCTTGCCAGCCCTTTCTCCATGCTGACCCTTATGCAGTATTGTCCTCGTTATCTTGATCCAACAATTCCACTATCTTTTCTTCATCCAAATCCCTTTCTAAGATTCTCTTCTTCCTTgatatccatttaaaaaatagatagatattaaaaaaaaaaaggaattgagAAATCAAGATGTGCACATGCTTATAATGAGGAAATGTGATTTGTTATTGTTCCCTTGTCCTTATTCACCCATTCCCCACTCTATTGATTTACCCTCACTTATCAAATCATATTTAACAGACTGTAAGCCTTCTAGGGGCATGGACCATGTCTTACCATTTGTTGTAAAAAAGTGACTAATATACTTTTGAATGCTGTAATGTAACAAGCTCCCAACTGTCATTACCAATCATAAGACACCAAAGATGTTTGGACTTTAAATCTATGCTATTCTATTGATTAAATAGCATTGGGTGATGGAAGACAAATGCCAATTCATGTGACACACTACCTCTGGAAGGAATTTTTGAGAAGTAGGTAAAGCATAAAGAGTTAAAAATACATGCCACTGGAAGTGCTTCTCAAGTTACTATTTTGTCGTTCTGCCAGTGGCATAAGGGAGAACACCACAAAACTGAGTAGTCTGGCATACAAGCTGCAACCAAGAGGAGGTTCTTACATCAGTGTCTAAGGCATGAAATAATTCTCTTATGCTCATTTCTCTCTTCATCCCCTTTTTGGTTTATGGTGCTGTCTCAAGAAAACACATCTGCTACAATGAAACACTTCAGAGCAAGAAAAATAACATCACTAGCCAATTAGATAACCAAACATTGCACAAAACATTAGTGATGTTAGGGTGCTTCAGAATGCTGGAGAATGCTACATGTTGACTTGTCAGTAAGGCAGAAATTATTTACAGAGCTGTATCTTGTCTGTtttcacagagaggtgaaattgTATTAGTGTTCAATACTTCATTTTCTAGCAACTTGCTATACCAATAtaataaatgaaatgttttagatAAAGTATTATGTATTGTGCCACAATGGCTATATGAAAAACGACCTGTGTTTTGGAGTAGTACACTGGAGCTTGATTGCCTATAGTTTGGAACATACTTCAAGCTAAAATCTCTAACAACTGTCTACTAATCAGATGCCAAATTTTTGGACAGGATGTATAAAACCTATTAATGCTGTATCAGTTGGCagcttttgtttctcttttaaatggaaaagccaAGACTTCTACATAGATTAGAATCACATTCTTTTCAGTGGGAATCATGCAATGCCTACATTAATCACACACAGTATCAGTGTAAATAAACTTACCACAAAGATATCTCCTGAGGTTGTATCTTTCTCAACAACAAACCAAGCTTCACTGAGGCCGCTTAGCTTGGCCCTCTGGCCTATTGTATACAGGAAACAACCTAAAGAAATATGAAAATTTAACACAGCTAACACCCCTTAACTCTTTAGCTGCAGAAATCAAAATCTTTCAAATGCATAAATCCCTCTCCTCAAAAGGTTAAGTATACCACTGAGCAAAAGTTAGAGACACCCCATAAACTTGAAAAAGTTTTTATCCTAAAAGTCTGTACCTGCTGTTGTGACAAATACCCCAAAGACTACTATAATTGAACTAGATTAGAGAAAAACATCAGTATTTCAGCTTGTTTAGTTTGTGAATTTGATAAATgtgtcttgtcagtttcacagtttTAAtgagtcagtttcacttcctatTATATTCACTAACTTGACATCAGATTTTCATGCACTGGCTTGTGGGATCTTCGGTGTAGGCTCTTTTGCAAGCCTTGGAAGGGTGTTTATCAGTAACAGAGTCTGAAAGTGAAGAGGCAACAGGCAGATGTtcacagagaggaaggaggggaaagaggaggtgAACTTGGGCATATCTGGTGCTGGTGTTCTCTAACTGCCCAAAAGAACCTGTATTAACTTATAtttaaaggaatttaaaatttCTGGACATTTAAAGGGCGCTCTATCAGAAAATGGAATTGAAacttagtcatttaaaaaaataaatcaaattgaCAATGTTCCCTTAGCATAAAATTAATGATGACCTACCTAGTGGCAACAAAGTAATCTGAAGTATCACTGGTGCTAGGCAATAATTatggtttttctttttattgtgatATAAAACTAATATAAAAACTAGAGATAGACCAAAGCCATAGTTACAGGGTTAATGgatcttctatgattcattaGGCATACCAAAACAGAATGGGATTGTAGATCTTTGGAATTTTACAGAACTAGTctttcccaaaaaaaaaaaaaaaaaaaaaagcattgttaTATATTACACAAACGGTTTATTTAAAATCAATTAGCTAGGAAAGGCAGCTGCTTACCTTTGTGTGTTCCTATCACCTTGTTATCTTCAATGGAAACAAAGTTACCTGGACGAGGTTGTAAATActacaagaaagaaaaatagttACATAAAAGATCTTTCCCCAGGCCACATTACAAATTACTAGGGAAATCAGAACAGAAGTTTATAAATTCCCCAAATCTAATGCTACTTGCCTCAAGAATGaagttttcaaaatttctttCACCAATAAAACAGATTCCcatactcttaaaaaaaaaaaaagaataaaatgaacGCACACTATAAAAAagcagaatgaaacattttaaaatactaacGTCAAAACATTCATTATCAGTACAACAAAGATTTACCCTCCCTTGCACCTAGAAATATGCTAGGAGCCTCACAAAATGAATATAAAGATCGCTGCCTCAAAGAGCACACAAACTAAATTCAATACAAGTAAAAATCATAAGCACGGGAAAGAGGAGAAAGACACGGGTGACAATAAGATCACATGGTTACTCAGTAAGACATGAACACATCTTGATGACTGTGTtgcatgtatattttaaaaaagtgaccTGTCCTTTACCTTATGatacaatactaacacacagacAAGTCACTGAAGCCTAGATACACAAAGGTTCTTAGGCACCTGAACCTCAGATTTAGGTACTTAAGTACCACATTTCGACTCCACtctgatccacaaaactcctgctcaaCTGCTGTCTAATCCTGTCGGCAGGAGAAGCCCTAGCTGTTTTGTTGGCCAGGGTGGAAAATTACTTCCACACTTATCACTGCAATGCTTAAGCACCTCTGCAGATTTGTTCTTCTTTCTTCCTGAAACTACATCACCTAAAAACCCTATAATACAGTCCTCAGACAACAGCATAGTAAAAAACTTCTTGCTATAAAGATAAGTACAAGTACTAAAAGCAAGAAGGAACATAATCAGGAACATAGCAGCTGCTTACATTCATACTCCAAAATATCACACCATAAAGCATTAGTTCCTTAGCTATGGAAACAGAACTTGTCTTGTGAAAAAAGTGACCTAAGAAAAAACAATCTATATCAATGCATCCTGCAACCAACCATAGTAAATTAGAGATACAGAGAACCATGGTGAAATATAAATCATTGGCTATCTCTGTGACTTGTGCTGGTTGGAAACAGGCCACATCCCTCACCTCAGCTCCTCAGAGCTACAATGGTAGAggagttttttaaacaaaacaaaaccaaaaattaaaATATCCAGCCTAAACACACTTAACAGTACTTTGGGACAGGTAGAAACAACTGCGTAAACAATGCAAAACTCAATTTACAgtccaaatatattttattatgttaCTCAGAAGTAATTTGACTTAATTTGAtgcaatgtaattaaaaaaactaTGACTATATTTAAAGTTTACCTAACAAGTATTAATGTTTATAATAACATATAAATCAGAAAAAGAATGGTTTAGAGCAGTGGACCCCAAactttcttgtgggaatagcgtattgctattcccagaagactgtggcgggtaCCAGACACCCCGCCGCCGAGAAGTGGCAGCGGTAATAAGCGTTGCCACCAAAATGCTGCCGGAAAATGGCAgcgcttctcggcggcatttcggcagcgGAGTGTCCTGCGGGTGCACAAAAATGCCCCGGCAGGCGCCATGGTGCCCGCAGGCACCACATTGGGGACCTCTGGTTTAGAGATAAATATAAATCAAAAGTTTAATAAGTGTTACCATGCCTCTTTTCTCTTTAGCACATGATGAAATCCATGTTCTGCTGCTATCTTCTTTACAAAATCTTTTGTCAATCCTCCTAAAGGAAAAATGGTTCTCCTCAAAGCATCTTGTGAAATCTGACTGAGGAAGAAGGTCTGGTCTTTCCAGTGGTCAGCGCCTTTAAGGAGTTTTACAGCTGCAAGGTGTAGAATACACAAGATGTTTCAATGTTACATAGCTTAACTCCTACTATTTACAAATAAGTTTAGTTAAAATTCAACCTAAAATAAGAACTTCTACTATAAACACATTTTAGCGAGTTTTCTCATTGTATTTAACAGAAAACATTTGGGGCATTTTTTACAACCTAG is a genomic window of Lepidochelys kempii isolate rLepKem1 chromosome 1, rLepKem1.hap2, whole genome shotgun sequence containing:
- the TRMU gene encoding mitochondrial tRNA-specific 2-thiouridylase 1 isoform X4 codes for the protein MAAAAAAARRVVCALSGGVDSAVAALLLRRRGYQVTGVFMKNWDTLDEQGVCSADKDCEDAYRVCQKLDIPFHQVSYVKEYWNEVFSYLLNEYELGRTPNPDIMCNKHIKFNYFLHYALDNLAVKLLKGADHWKDQTFFLSQISQDALRRTIFPLGGLTKDFVKKIAAEHGFHHVLKRKESMGICFIGERNFENFILEYLQPRPGNFVSIEDNKVIGTHKGCFLYTIGQRAKLSGLSEAWFVVEKDTTSGDIFVAPSTDHPALYRDLLRTNRVHWIAEEPPAELIRDKMMECTFRFQHQMALVPCTLTLNQDGTVWVTLVKPIRALTPGQFAVFYKGDECLGSGKIMRLGPSVYTLQQGKSREQDPRCVLAEETKKLEPAT
- the TRMU gene encoding mitochondrial tRNA-specific 2-thiouridylase 1 isoform X2, producing the protein MAAAAAAARRVVCALSGGVDSAVAALLLRRRGYQVTGVFMKNWDTLDEQGVCSADKDCEDAYRVCQKLDIPFHQVSYVKEYWNEVFSYLLNEYELGRTPNPDIMCNKHIKFNYFLHYALDNLGANAVATGHYARTSLEDEEIFQQKPIKIPQGLFRNRFEVRNAVKLLKGADHWKDQTFFLSQISQDALRRTIFPLGGLTKDFVKKIAAEHGFHHVLKRKESMGICFIGERNFENFILEYLQPRPGNFVSIEDNKVIGTHKGCFLYTIGQRAKLSGLSEAWFVVEKDTTSGDIFVAPSTDHPALYRDLLRTNRVHWIAEEPPAELIRDKMMECTFRFQHQMALVPCTLTLNQDGTVWVTLVKPIRALTPGQFAVFYKGDECLGSGKIMRLGPSVYTLQQGKSREQDPRCVLAEETKKLEPAT
- the TRMU gene encoding mitochondrial tRNA-specific 2-thiouridylase 1 isoform X1, giving the protein MAAAAAAARRVVCALSGGVDSAVAALLLRRRGYQVTGVFMKNWDTLDEQGVCSADKDCEDAYRVCQKLDIPFHQVSYVKEYWNEVFSYLLNEYELGRTPNPDIMCNKHIKFNYFLHYALDNLGANAVATGHYARTSLEDEEIFQQKPIKIPQGLFRNRFEVRNGGTAKPECLLREGPTPCPSKEARKAVKLLKGADHWKDQTFFLSQISQDALRRTIFPLGGLTKDFVKKIAAEHGFHHVLKRKESMGICFIGERNFENFILEYLQPRPGNFVSIEDNKVIGTHKGCFLYTIGQRAKLSGLSEAWFVVEKDTTSGDIFVAPSTDHPALYRDLLRTNRVHWIAEEPPAELIRDKMMECTFRFQHQMALVPCTLTLNQDGTVWVTLVKPIRALTPGQFAVFYKGDECLGSGKIMRLGPSVYTLQQGKSREQDPRCVLAEETKKLEPAT
- the TRMU gene encoding mitochondrial tRNA-specific 2-thiouridylase 1 isoform X3, whose protein sequence is MKNWDTLDEQGVCSADKDCEDAYRVCQKLDIPFHQVSYVKEYWNEVFSYLLNEYELGRTPNPDIMCNKHIKFNYFLHYALDNLGANAVATGHYARTSLEDEEIFQQKPIKIPQGLFRNRFEVRNGGTAKPECLLREGPTPCPSKEARKAVKLLKGADHWKDQTFFLSQISQDALRRTIFPLGGLTKDFVKKIAAEHGFHHVLKRKESMGICFIGERNFENFILEYLQPRPGNFVSIEDNKVIGTHKGCFLYTIGQRAKLSGLSEAWFVVEKDTTSGDIFVAPSTDHPALYRDLLRTNRVHWIAEEPPAELIRDKMMECTFRFQHQMALVPCTLTLNQDGTVWVTLVKPIRALTPGQFAVFYKGDECLGSGKIMRLGPSVYTLQQGKSREQDPRCVLAEETKKLEPAT